A region from the Benincasa hispida cultivar B227 chromosome 10, ASM972705v1, whole genome shotgun sequence genome encodes:
- the LOC120087603 gene encoding U-box domain-containing protein 33-like isoform X1: protein MELLNPPYPPHFSPSLNALHDFYSSSTLLPPMLNPRLRGVVEEASGGDGGDFVYVAVGKSVEKSTSLLRWTFRCFRDKEIRLLHVHQLSSVIPTLLGKLPASQANTDVVAAYRKKEWEQTSQLLENYLRFCHRAKVKAGIVIMEAEQVQIGIVDLVNKYRVRKLIMGTMADSCVRMKVKKSSSKADYAARNIPLPCEIWFINKGNHVWTREAVEGSCSASSLVLPELGITEIFRAQSSLDDNSHSFNQQCSQSSSANGIIEGFNCIDTEPLHVEGVMLSSSDMHIHLPPLQISSSSASTSSDSGYSSVEGREPSGSDSKVEERGLNGELKDAIREAEASRNEAIAVHLICRKMEQEAAESIKKFKVFKCVNEREIDRRRETEEVLRTIMEKKKTLSEERTEIREELERTIKTLAFLDSQVREVNQKDEEATAELKNIQASIAALKKEKQAIQSQKMNALNWLSQWKSQEAALENYNGSMGFVENQTQLTEFTFLELQMATCDFSESFKIAQGGYGCLYKGEMLGMTVAIRKLHPHYIIGPAEFREEVEVLGKLQHPHLVTLLGVCTEAWSLVYEYLPHGNLQSHLFRKGNTPPLTWKTRARIIAEIGSALCFLHSSKPEKIVHGNLKPENILLDSEFISKICDFGIYRMVSEETLYCPSFRQSTEPKGAFSHTDPECQRDGVLTPKSDIYSFGLIILQLLTGKPIVGLVSELRKAISFGQLKSVLDLSAGEWPIDVARRLIDIGLQCCELKGSDRPDLTPTLVRELKQLQISEERPVPSYFLCPILQEIMQDPQVAADGFSYEGEAIREWLNNGRETSPMTNLKLSHPHLTPNHVVRLAIQDWLCRV from the exons ATGGAGCTCTTGAATCCTCCATATCCTCCTCATTTCTCTCCTTCTCTAAACGCCCTTCATGACTTTTATTCCTCTTCCACTTTGCTTCCTCCGATGCTGAACCCTCGTTTGCGTGGTGTTGTCGAAGAAGCTTCTGGCGGCGACGGTGGTGATTTTGTTTATGTGGCTGTTGGGAAATCAGTTGAGAAGTCTACGAGTTTGCTTCGGTGGACTTTCCGTTGTTTTCGTGATAAAGAAATTCGGCTCCTCCATGTTCATCAGCTTTCTTCTGTCATACCCACGCTAC TCGGGAAACTACCTGCAAGCCAGGCGAATACGGATGTGGTGGCTGCATATAGGAAGAAGGAGTGGGAACAAACATCTCAGCTTCTTGAAAATTACTTGCGTTTCTGCCATAGAGCCAAG GTCAAAGCCGGTATTGTTATAATGGAAGCTGAACAAGTTCAGATAGGGATTGTAGATTTGGTTAACAAATACAGAGTTAGGAAGCTTATCATGGGGACTATGGCTGATAG TTGTGTGAGAATGAAAGTAAAGAAGAGCTCTAGTAAAGCAGATTATGCTGCTAGAAATATCCCTTTGCCATGTGAGATATGGTTTATCAACAAAGGGAACCATGTATGGACCAGAGAAGCTGTTGAAGGCTCATGTTCTGCTTCATCATTGGTGCTGCCCGAGCTGGGTATCACAGAAATTTTTCGGGCTCAGTCATCTCTAGATGATAACAGCCACTCATTCAACCAGCAATGTTCTCAGTCTAGCTCTGCTAATGGTATAATTGAAGGCTTCAATTGCATTGATACGGAACCCCTTCATGTAGAAGGTGTTATGTTGAGTTCTTCGGATATGCATATACATTTACCCCCTTTGCAGATTTCTTCCAGTTCAGCAAGTACGAGCTCTGATTCAGGATATTCATCAGTTGAAGGGAGGGAGCCATCAGGCTCTGATTCAAAGGTTGAGGAAAGGGGTTTAAATGGTGAACTTAAAGATGCCATTAGAGAAGCAGAGGCGTCAAGGAATGAAGCAATTGCGGTGCATTTAATATGTAGAAAGATGGAACAAGAAGCTGCAGAATCCATAAAGAAA TTCAAGGTCTTCAAATGTGTCAATGAACGTGAAATTGATCGTAGGAGAGAGACTGAGGAAGTGCTGAGGACTATTatggaaaagaagaaaactctCTCAGAAGAAAGAACTGAAATACGTGAGGAGCTAGAGAGGACCATAAAAACTCTTGCTTTTCTTGACAGTCAGGTTCGGGAAGTAAATCAAAAGGATGAAGAGGCCACTGCTGAACTCAAAAATATACAAGCATCAATTGCAGCTCTCAAGAAGGAAAAGCAGGCAATACAAAGCCAAAAGATGAATGCTCTGAATTGGCTGTCCCAATGGAAAAGTCAGGAGGCTGCATTGGAAAATTACAACGGATCAATGGGATTTGTGGAGAACCAAACTCAGCTGACTGAATTTACATTCTTGGAACTACAGATGGCCACATGTGATTTTTCTGAAAGCTTCAAGATTGCTCAGGGAGGATATGGTTGTCTTTACAAGGGTGAAATGTTGGGTATGACAGTTGCCATAAGGAAGTTGCATCCACATTATATAATAGGCCCGGCCGAGTTTCGAGAAGAG GTTGAAGTATTGGGTAAACTGCAGCACCCTCATTTAGTGACTTTGCTTGGTGTATGCACAGAAGCCTGGTCCCTGGTATATGAGTACTTACCCCATGGGAACCTCCAAAGTCACCTTTTTCGAAAAGGCAACACTCCTCCATTGACATGGAAGACTCGGGCACGAATAATTGCCGAAATCGGAAGTGCCCTTTGCTTCTTGCATTCTTCAAAGCCTGAAAAGATTGTCCATGGGAATCTGAAGCCTGAAAACATCCTTTTAGATTCTGAATTCATCTCCAAGATCTGTgattttggtatttataggatGGTATCTGAAGAAACACTATACTGCCCAAGTTTTAGGCAGAGCACTGAACCAAAGGGTGCCTTTTCACATACAGATCCAGAGTGTCAACGAGATGGAGTTCTGACTCCCAAGTCTGACATTTACTCCTTTGGGCTGATCATTTTGCAGTTGCTCACTGGAAAGCCAATAGTTGGATTAGTAAGTGAGCTGCGTAAGGCCATTTCATTTGGTCAACTCAAGTCGGTTTTAGACTTGTCTGCTGGAGAGTGGCCTATAGATGTTGCAAGGAGGTTAATAGACATTGGTCTACAATGTTGTGAACTGAAGGGCAGTGATCGACCTGACCTGACACCTACTCTTgtgagagaattaaaacaaCTGCAAATCTCTGAAGAGAGGCCTGTGCCATCTTATTTCTTGTGCCCCATTCTTCAG GAGATCATGCAAGATCCTCAAGTGGCCGCAGATGGCTTTTCTTACGAGGGAGAAGCAATACGTGAATGGTTAAACAATGGTAGAGAAACTTCTCCGATGACGAATTTGAAACTCAGTCACCCGCATCTCACTCCAAATCATGTTGTGCGTCTCGCCATTCAAGATTGGCTTTGCAGAGtttga
- the LOC120087603 gene encoding U-box domain-containing protein 33-like isoform X2: MEAEQVQIGIVDLVNKYRVRKLIMGTMADSCVRMKVKKSSSKADYAARNIPLPCEIWFINKGNHVWTREAVEGSCSASSLVLPELGITEIFRAQSSLDDNSHSFNQQCSQSSSANGIIEGFNCIDTEPLHVEGVMLSSSDMHIHLPPLQISSSSASTSSDSGYSSVEGREPSGSDSKVEERGLNGELKDAIREAEASRNEAIAVHLICRKMEQEAAESIKKFKVFKCVNEREIDRRRETEEVLRTIMEKKKTLSEERTEIREELERTIKTLAFLDSQVREVNQKDEEATAELKNIQASIAALKKEKQAIQSQKMNALNWLSQWKSQEAALENYNGSMGFVENQTQLTEFTFLELQMATCDFSESFKIAQGGYGCLYKGEMLGMTVAIRKLHPHYIIGPAEFREEVEVLGKLQHPHLVTLLGVCTEAWSLVYEYLPHGNLQSHLFRKGNTPPLTWKTRARIIAEIGSALCFLHSSKPEKIVHGNLKPENILLDSEFISKICDFGIYRMVSEETLYCPSFRQSTEPKGAFSHTDPECQRDGVLTPKSDIYSFGLIILQLLTGKPIVGLVSELRKAISFGQLKSVLDLSAGEWPIDVARRLIDIGLQCCELKGSDRPDLTPTLVRELKQLQISEERPVPSYFLCPILQEIMQDPQVAADGFSYEGEAIREWLNNGRETSPMTNLKLSHPHLTPNHVVRLAIQDWLCRV; the protein is encoded by the exons ATGGAAGCTGAACAAGTTCAGATAGGGATTGTAGATTTGGTTAACAAATACAGAGTTAGGAAGCTTATCATGGGGACTATGGCTGATAG TTGTGTGAGAATGAAAGTAAAGAAGAGCTCTAGTAAAGCAGATTATGCTGCTAGAAATATCCCTTTGCCATGTGAGATATGGTTTATCAACAAAGGGAACCATGTATGGACCAGAGAAGCTGTTGAAGGCTCATGTTCTGCTTCATCATTGGTGCTGCCCGAGCTGGGTATCACAGAAATTTTTCGGGCTCAGTCATCTCTAGATGATAACAGCCACTCATTCAACCAGCAATGTTCTCAGTCTAGCTCTGCTAATGGTATAATTGAAGGCTTCAATTGCATTGATACGGAACCCCTTCATGTAGAAGGTGTTATGTTGAGTTCTTCGGATATGCATATACATTTACCCCCTTTGCAGATTTCTTCCAGTTCAGCAAGTACGAGCTCTGATTCAGGATATTCATCAGTTGAAGGGAGGGAGCCATCAGGCTCTGATTCAAAGGTTGAGGAAAGGGGTTTAAATGGTGAACTTAAAGATGCCATTAGAGAAGCAGAGGCGTCAAGGAATGAAGCAATTGCGGTGCATTTAATATGTAGAAAGATGGAACAAGAAGCTGCAGAATCCATAAAGAAA TTCAAGGTCTTCAAATGTGTCAATGAACGTGAAATTGATCGTAGGAGAGAGACTGAGGAAGTGCTGAGGACTATTatggaaaagaagaaaactctCTCAGAAGAAAGAACTGAAATACGTGAGGAGCTAGAGAGGACCATAAAAACTCTTGCTTTTCTTGACAGTCAGGTTCGGGAAGTAAATCAAAAGGATGAAGAGGCCACTGCTGAACTCAAAAATATACAAGCATCAATTGCAGCTCTCAAGAAGGAAAAGCAGGCAATACAAAGCCAAAAGATGAATGCTCTGAATTGGCTGTCCCAATGGAAAAGTCAGGAGGCTGCATTGGAAAATTACAACGGATCAATGGGATTTGTGGAGAACCAAACTCAGCTGACTGAATTTACATTCTTGGAACTACAGATGGCCACATGTGATTTTTCTGAAAGCTTCAAGATTGCTCAGGGAGGATATGGTTGTCTTTACAAGGGTGAAATGTTGGGTATGACAGTTGCCATAAGGAAGTTGCATCCACATTATATAATAGGCCCGGCCGAGTTTCGAGAAGAG GTTGAAGTATTGGGTAAACTGCAGCACCCTCATTTAGTGACTTTGCTTGGTGTATGCACAGAAGCCTGGTCCCTGGTATATGAGTACTTACCCCATGGGAACCTCCAAAGTCACCTTTTTCGAAAAGGCAACACTCCTCCATTGACATGGAAGACTCGGGCACGAATAATTGCCGAAATCGGAAGTGCCCTTTGCTTCTTGCATTCTTCAAAGCCTGAAAAGATTGTCCATGGGAATCTGAAGCCTGAAAACATCCTTTTAGATTCTGAATTCATCTCCAAGATCTGTgattttggtatttataggatGGTATCTGAAGAAACACTATACTGCCCAAGTTTTAGGCAGAGCACTGAACCAAAGGGTGCCTTTTCACATACAGATCCAGAGTGTCAACGAGATGGAGTTCTGACTCCCAAGTCTGACATTTACTCCTTTGGGCTGATCATTTTGCAGTTGCTCACTGGAAAGCCAATAGTTGGATTAGTAAGTGAGCTGCGTAAGGCCATTTCATTTGGTCAACTCAAGTCGGTTTTAGACTTGTCTGCTGGAGAGTGGCCTATAGATGTTGCAAGGAGGTTAATAGACATTGGTCTACAATGTTGTGAACTGAAGGGCAGTGATCGACCTGACCTGACACCTACTCTTgtgagagaattaaaacaaCTGCAAATCTCTGAAGAGAGGCCTGTGCCATCTTATTTCTTGTGCCCCATTCTTCAG GAGATCATGCAAGATCCTCAAGTGGCCGCAGATGGCTTTTCTTACGAGGGAGAAGCAATACGTGAATGGTTAAACAATGGTAGAGAAACTTCTCCGATGACGAATTTGAAACTCAGTCACCCGCATCTCACTCCAAATCATGTTGTGCGTCTCGCCATTCAAGATTGGCTTTGCAGAGtttga